CTGGGGATTACCATTGGATCGCATTATGCCCACGGCTTCAAGATCTCTTTCTCGCCTTCATTTGCCGAAGTTCCGTTCAAGCTTCCGGGATGGAAATCCTTTGCGGACTCTTTCCTTCTCCTTGTGATCCCTCAGCTTCCCGTGACGCTCGGCAATTCTATCCTGGCGACAAGGGATCTGAGTCAGAAGCTATTCCAGGAACGATCATCACGAGTGACGGTCAACGCCCTTTCGTCAGGACTCGGTTTTTCCAACATCGTCATCGGGCTGATGAACGGCATGCCAGTTTGCCATGGTTGCGGGGGTTTGTCCGCTCACTACAGCTTTGGAGCGAGAACGGGATGGGCCACCGTATTCCTTGGTTCTCTTTTCGTTCTGCTGGGGTTCTTCTTTGGAGGAGCCGCCCTTTCAATCCTCTCTCTCATCCCGTGGGCCGTCCTTGGGGCGATGCTTTTCTCCGTGGGTATCTTTCAATCTCTGCTAATCAGGGAGCTTCGCGGGTGGGATTTCCTTCTGGCCTTTGCCATCGGAGTCGGAGGTCTCATAGCCACCAACCTCTCCATTCCTTTTCTGGTTGGTATTCTCGTCTACCATCTCGTGAGGCTCTCGGAACCATGGATCAAAAAACAAAGGGGGCGATGACTCGCCCCCTTTTCCGTTTCATTCTGTATTGATTCAACTCAGCATTTCTTCTTTTTCTTCGCCGCTTTCTTCTTCGTCGCCATTCTCTTAACCACCTCCCTTCGGGGATTAAAGCTAATTAACAGCGCTCAAACATCTTCTCCTTGCTAAATATAAAAATATAAAATTTCAATGTCAAGAAATTTTTCGAAGAAAATTTTTTCTAAGAAAAATCTTTTAGCCAAGGTGATAGGATTTGATCTTCCGCTGAAGAGTTCTCAATCCGATCTGGAGCATCCGGGCGGCCCGTGTCCTGTTCCCCTTCACGTGCTCGAGAGTCTTCTGAATGAGCTCCCTCTCTACCTCTCTTAAGCTCATTCCGCTTTGCAGAGACTGGATCCTCGGTGGAGAGATCTTCTCTCCACGGATGTAGAGAGGGATGTCGTCGATGTGAAGCACATCGGCCGGAGTACTGACGATGAGGCTCTCGAGAATATTCTTGAGTTCGCGGACGTTTCCGGGCCAGTGATAGCTCTTCAAGACATCGATTGCTT
This genomic interval from Acidobacteriota bacterium contains the following:
- a CDS encoding molybdate transporter family protein, producing MSDRTIRLDRWEIAGSFGDLGTFISVAIPLVTICSLNTTSLLLTSGLVYILSGFYYRIPIPVQPLKVFATIAISSSLPAELIAAGTITIGILLIILTLMSLIAFMEKVFPQPVIGGIQFAVGLILIRAAMKLILKREVVPGGSEASFQVLGLDLPVGIIIAIMCGIVMFLLIKNRFVPSLFIILALGITIGSHYAHGFKISFSPSFAEVPFKLPGWKSFADSFLLLVIPQLPVTLGNSILATRDLSQKLFQERSSRVTVNALSSGLGFSNIVIGLMNGMPVCHGCGGLSAHYSFGARTGWATVFLGSLFVLLGFFFGGAALSILSLIPWAVLGAMLFSVGIFQSLLIRELRGWDFLLAFAIGVGGLIATNLSIPFLVGILVYHLVRLSEPWIKKQRGR